Proteins from a genomic interval of Streptomyces fodineus:
- a CDS encoding FAD binding domain-containing protein, translating into MNGFGYLRPCSVQDAVEAYAAHPGARYLAGGTNLVDLMKLGVERPAVLIDLGGLPLDGIEELPEGSLRVGATVRNSDLAADPRVRDRYPALSQALLSGASGQLRNAATTGGNLLQRTRCPYFQDLDKPCNKREPGTGCGAREGVHRDHAVLGHSEHCIATHPSDMAVALAALDARVELYGAEGIRRLPAADFHRLPGAHPDRDTWIRPGELITGVLLPAATAGVPSAYRKARDRASYAFALASVAVVLRVADGVVAQVGIAFGGLAHRPWRAGRTEAALLGAPATPAAFEGAVALELEHAEPLPDNAYKVPLARNLALDVLNRLVPAPAVA; encoded by the coding sequence GTGAACGGCTTCGGATACCTCAGGCCCTGCAGCGTCCAGGACGCCGTCGAGGCATACGCCGCCCACCCCGGCGCCCGCTATCTGGCCGGCGGCACCAACCTGGTCGACCTGATGAAACTCGGCGTCGAGCGCCCCGCCGTCCTCATCGACCTCGGCGGACTGCCGCTGGACGGTATCGAGGAACTGCCCGAGGGCTCCCTGCGCGTCGGCGCCACCGTCCGCAACAGCGACCTGGCCGCCGACCCGCGCGTCCGCGACCGCTACCCGGCGCTGTCCCAGGCGCTCCTCTCGGGCGCCTCCGGGCAACTGCGCAACGCCGCCACCACCGGCGGCAACCTGCTCCAGCGCACCCGCTGCCCCTACTTCCAGGACCTCGACAAACCCTGCAACAAACGCGAGCCCGGTACCGGCTGCGGCGCCCGGGAGGGCGTCCACCGCGACCACGCGGTCCTCGGCCACTCCGAACACTGCATCGCCACCCACCCGTCCGACATGGCCGTGGCCCTCGCCGCGCTCGACGCCCGGGTGGAGTTGTACGGCGCCGAGGGCATCCGGCGCCTGCCGGCGGCCGACTTCCACCGGCTGCCGGGCGCCCATCCCGATCGGGACACCTGGATCCGGCCCGGCGAACTCATCACCGGCGTGCTGCTCCCGGCCGCGACCGCCGGCGTCCCGTCCGCCTACCGCAAGGCCCGCGACCGGGCGTCGTACGCCTTCGCGCTCGCCTCCGTGGCCGTCGTGCTGCGGGTCGCGGACGGCGTCGTCGCGCAGGTGGGGATCGCCTTCGGCGGGCTCGCCCACCGGCCCTGGCGGGCCGGCCGCACCGAGGCGGCCCTGCTGGGCGCCCCCGCGACCCCCGCCGCCTTCGAGGGAGCCGTGGCACTGGAACTCGAACACGCCGAGCCGCTGCCCGACAACGCCTACAAGGTGCCCCTCGCCCGCAATCTCGCCCTGGACGTCCTGAACCGCCTCGTCCCGGCACCGGCGGTGGCCTGA
- a CDS encoding (2Fe-2S)-binding protein: MTSENQLPPDSVITLRVNGKPHTLHVDNRRVLLDLLREDLGLTGSKKGCDHGQCGACTVLAGGRRVNSCLLLAVALDGSEITTVEGLGGDGEEPHPLQRAFLDRDAFQCGYCTPGQICSAIGMIAEAAAGHPSHVTDPVAPSGRPVPLDRAEIRERLSGNLCRCGAYPRIVEAVEDVIR; the protein is encoded by the coding sequence ATGACCAGCGAAAACCAGCTCCCTCCCGACTCGGTGATCACCCTCCGGGTCAACGGAAAGCCCCACACCCTGCACGTCGACAACCGGCGTGTCCTGCTGGACCTGCTCCGCGAGGATCTAGGCCTCACCGGGTCGAAGAAGGGCTGCGACCACGGCCAGTGCGGTGCCTGCACGGTGCTGGCCGGCGGACGCCGCGTCAACAGCTGCCTGCTGCTCGCGGTCGCCCTCGACGGCAGCGAGATCACCACCGTCGAGGGCCTCGGCGGGGACGGCGAGGAGCCGCACCCGCTGCAGCGGGCCTTCCTCGACCGCGACGCCTTCCAGTGCGGTTACTGCACGCCGGGGCAGATCTGCTCCGCCATCGGCATGATCGCCGAGGCCGCCGCCGGTCACCCCTCCCACGTCACCGACCCCGTGGCCCCCTCCGGCAGACCCGTCCCGCTGGACCGGGCGGAGATCCGCGAGCGGCTGAGCGGCAATCTGTGCCGGTGCGGGGCCTACCCGCGCATCGTCGAGGCGGTGGAGGACGTGATCCGGTGA
- a CDS encoding RICIN domain-containing protein, with translation MFPHPRRRPAAVALVTAAAAALLTAAPTPLSTAGRAHAATAQAAALPTGFATVINAASGKCLDAKAAATANGTVVQQYACNGTTAQQWSFTDAGNGFVHIDNRNNTSQVVDVTDVSTADNAPIQLWSYGGGANQQWQAVDDGGGAFHFVNKNSGKCLDDPGASLADSTQFAQYTCNGTAAQRFQVVPVTQSTSDPDLGPNVVVFDPSMSSSTIQSRLDSIFKQQETDQFGSQRYAVLFKPGAYSADVNVGFYTQVLGLGLTPDAVSVNGAVHAEADWFQGNATQNFWRGAENLSVNPTNGSDRWAVSQAAPYRRMHLRGNLALDDGGWSSGGYLADSKVDGQVDSGTQQQWLTRNSQLGSWTGSNWNMVFVGSQGVPATSFPHPPYTSVAQSPVTREKPYLYVDGSGAYQVFVPSVRSGSTGTSWTSGSPSGTSLPLSRFYVVKPGASAAQINAALAAGQNLLVTPGVYHLDQTLKVTRPDTVVLGLGLATFVPDNGITAMTVADVDGVTLAGLLFDAGTTSSKTLLEVGPAGSTASHAADPTSLHDVYFRIGGAGVGKAATSLVVNSDNVIGDHMWIWRADHGSGVGWTSNTADTGLVVNGDDVTMYGLFVEHFQKYQVLWNGNGGRTYFFQNEMPYDPPDQAAWMNGSTRGYAAYKVADSVTSHQAYGLGSYCYFNVNPSVTADRAIEAPNNPNVHFTSMVTVSLGGTGTIGHVINTTGGPSNSSGNVADLVRYP, from the coding sequence GTGTTTCCTCATCCACGTCGCAGACCAGCGGCCGTCGCCCTCGTCACCGCAGCGGCTGCCGCCCTGCTCACCGCCGCGCCGACGCCCCTGAGCACCGCCGGGCGCGCGCACGCCGCCACCGCCCAGGCCGCCGCGCTGCCCACCGGCTTCGCGACCGTCATCAACGCCGCCAGCGGCAAGTGCCTGGACGCCAAGGCCGCCGCCACCGCCAACGGCACCGTCGTCCAGCAGTACGCGTGCAACGGCACCACGGCCCAGCAGTGGAGCTTCACCGACGCCGGCAACGGCTTCGTCCACATCGACAACCGCAACAACACCAGCCAGGTCGTGGACGTCACCGACGTGTCCACCGCCGACAACGCGCCGATCCAGCTGTGGAGTTACGGCGGCGGCGCCAACCAGCAGTGGCAGGCCGTGGACGACGGCGGCGGCGCCTTCCACTTCGTCAACAAGAACAGCGGCAAGTGCCTGGACGACCCCGGCGCCTCGCTCGCCGACAGCACGCAGTTCGCGCAGTACACCTGCAACGGCACCGCCGCCCAGCGCTTCCAGGTGGTCCCCGTGACCCAGTCCACGAGCGACCCCGACCTCGGCCCGAACGTCGTCGTGTTCGACCCGTCGATGTCGTCCTCGACCATCCAGAGCAGGCTGGACTCCATCTTCAAGCAGCAGGAGACCGACCAGTTCGGCTCCCAGCGCTACGCCGTCCTGTTCAAGCCCGGTGCCTACAGCGCGGACGTCAACGTCGGCTTCTACACCCAGGTGCTCGGCCTCGGCCTGACCCCGGACGCGGTCTCGGTCAACGGCGCCGTGCACGCCGAGGCCGACTGGTTCCAGGGCAACGCCACCCAGAACTTCTGGCGCGGCGCCGAGAACCTCTCCGTCAACCCCACGAACGGCAGCGACCGCTGGGCCGTCTCGCAGGCGGCGCCGTACCGCCGGATGCATCTGCGCGGCAACCTCGCCCTCGACGACGGTGGCTGGTCCTCCGGCGGCTACCTCGCCGACAGCAAGGTCGACGGGCAGGTCGACTCCGGCACCCAGCAGCAGTGGCTGACCCGCAACTCCCAGCTCGGCAGCTGGACCGGGTCCAACTGGAACATGGTGTTCGTCGGCAGCCAGGGCGTGCCCGCCACCAGCTTCCCCCACCCGCCGTACACCAGCGTCGCGCAGAGCCCGGTCACCCGTGAGAAGCCGTACCTGTACGTCGACGGCTCCGGCGCCTACCAGGTGTTCGTGCCGTCCGTGCGCTCCGGCAGCACGGGCACCAGCTGGACAAGCGGCAGCCCGTCCGGCACCTCCCTGCCGCTGAGCCGGTTCTACGTCGTCAAGCCCGGCGCCAGTGCCGCACAGATCAACGCGGCGCTCGCGGCGGGGCAGAACCTGCTCGTCACGCCCGGCGTCTACCACCTCGACCAGACCCTGAAGGTGACCCGCCCCGACACGGTCGTCCTCGGCCTCGGGCTCGCCACGTTCGTCCCCGACAACGGCATCACCGCGATGACCGTCGCCGACGTCGACGGCGTCACCCTCGCGGGCCTGCTCTTCGACGCCGGCACCACCAGCTCGAAGACCCTGCTCGAGGTCGGGCCGGCCGGCTCCACCGCCTCCCACGCGGCCGACCCGACCTCCCTGCACGACGTCTACTTCCGCATCGGAGGCGCGGGCGTCGGCAAGGCGGCCACCAGCCTCGTCGTCAACAGCGACAACGTCATCGGCGACCACATGTGGATCTGGCGCGCCGACCACGGCAGCGGCGTCGGCTGGACCAGCAACACCGCCGACACCGGGCTCGTCGTCAACGGCGACGACGTGACGATGTACGGCCTGTTCGTGGAGCACTTCCAGAAGTACCAGGTGCTCTGGAACGGCAACGGCGGCCGCACCTACTTCTTCCAGAACGAGATGCCCTACGACCCGCCGGACCAGGCCGCCTGGATGAACGGCTCCACGCGCGGCTACGCCGCCTACAAGGTCGCCGACTCCGTCACCAGCCACCAGGCGTACGGCCTCGGCAGCTACTGCTACTTCAACGTCAACCCGAGTGTCACCGCCGACCGTGCCATCGAGGCGCCGAACAACCCGAACGTCCACTTCACCAGCATGGTCACCGTCTCCCTGGGCGGCACCGGCACCATCGGTCACGTCATCAACACCACCGGAGGACCGTCGAACTCCTCGGGCAACGTGGCGGACCTGGTCCGCTACCCCTGA
- a CDS encoding lectin: MARPLPTAVSVAVLALSAGLLTASPAQAGTGTITGLAGKCLDVAGANSADGTPVQLYDCNGTNAQQWTVGADGTIRALGKCLDVTGDSTADGAKAQLWSCTGGANQKWTVTSAHDIVNPQANKCLDVTDDNSANGTRIQIWSCSGGANQKWTAPAAGGGTTPATPMAVAPYLYNGWGSPPDPTTITQATGVKWFTLAFVLSNGYCNPQWDGSRPLTGGADQRTVDTVRANGGDIIPSFGGYSGNKLESSCSSAGELAAAYQKVIDTYGLKAIDIDIEADAYSSATVQQRTVDALKSVKANNPGLKVYITQGTGQSGPDTSLIDRAASSGLSVDAWAIMPFDFGGAGQNMGNLTTRAAEGLKNALKNAYHYSDDQAYRDMGISSMNGITDNNETVTVNDFRTILAYAQTHHLARLTFWSANRDRPCTGGPADSCSGVSQSDWDYTRVFAGYTG, translated from the coding sequence ATGGCCAGACCTCTGCCCACGGCAGTCTCCGTCGCCGTACTCGCGCTCTCCGCCGGACTGCTCACCGCCTCCCCCGCCCAGGCCGGCACCGGGACCATCACCGGGCTCGCCGGCAAGTGCCTCGACGTCGCCGGGGCCAACTCGGCCGACGGCACACCCGTCCAGCTCTACGACTGCAACGGCACCAACGCCCAGCAGTGGACCGTCGGCGCGGACGGCACGATCCGCGCCCTCGGCAAGTGCCTGGACGTGACCGGTGATTCGACGGCCGACGGCGCGAAGGCGCAGCTGTGGAGCTGTACCGGCGGCGCGAACCAGAAGTGGACCGTCACCTCCGCCCACGACATCGTCAACCCTCAGGCGAACAAGTGCCTGGACGTCACCGACGACAACTCCGCCAACGGCACCCGGATCCAGATCTGGAGCTGCTCCGGCGGCGCCAACCAGAAGTGGACCGCACCCGCGGCCGGCGGCGGCACCACCCCGGCCACGCCGATGGCCGTCGCGCCGTACCTCTACAACGGCTGGGGCAGCCCGCCGGACCCCACCACCATCACCCAGGCCACGGGCGTGAAGTGGTTCACCCTCGCCTTCGTGCTCAGCAACGGCTACTGCAACCCGCAGTGGGACGGCAGCCGCCCGCTGACCGGCGGGGCCGACCAGCGGACCGTCGACACCGTGCGGGCGAACGGCGGCGACATCATCCCGTCCTTCGGCGGCTACAGCGGCAACAAGCTGGAGAGCTCCTGCTCCAGCGCGGGCGAGCTGGCCGCCGCCTACCAGAAGGTCATCGACACCTACGGCCTGAAGGCGATCGACATCGACATCGAGGCGGACGCCTACAGCAGTGCCACCGTGCAGCAGCGGACCGTGGACGCGCTGAAGAGCGTGAAGGCGAACAACCCCGGGCTGAAGGTGTACATCACCCAGGGCACCGGACAGAGCGGGCCCGACACCAGCCTCATCGACCGCGCCGCCTCCTCGGGCCTGAGCGTGGACGCCTGGGCCATCATGCCGTTCGACTTCGGCGGCGCCGGACAGAACATGGGCAACCTCACCACGCGGGCGGCCGAGGGACTGAAGAACGCGCTGAAGAACGCCTACCACTACAGCGACGACCAGGCCTACCGGGACATGGGCATCTCGTCCATGAACGGCATCACCGACAACAACGAGACCGTCACGGTGAACGACTTCCGGACCATCCTCGCCTACGCGCAGACGCACCACCTCGCCCGGCTCACCTTCTGGTCCGCCAACCGCGACCGGCCGTGCACCGGCGGTCCCGCCGACAGCTGCTCCGGCGTGAGCCAGTCCGACTGGGACTACACCCGCGTCTTCGCCGGCTACACCGGCTGA
- a CDS encoding ABC transporter ATP-binding protein: METTAWMQLHSVMNAQSERRPFARATLRRIAAFARPHRAGIVRFVLLGVVTALLAVATPMLAGRVVDAIVAGHDSGTVVRLSLLIALVALGEAGLGILGRRLSATLGEGLILDLRTAVFDHVQRMPVAFFTRTRTGALVSRLNNDVIGAQRAFANTLSGVVSNLVTLLLTLVVMLTLSWQITLLALVLLPVFVLPARRMGSRMARMQREAAELNAAMGTRMTERFSAPGATLVKLFGRPEEESAEFAARAARVRDIGVRTATAQSVFITSLTLVSALALALVYGLGGWFALRGTLQAGAVVSLALLLTRLYAPLTALAGARVEVMSALVSFERVFEVLDLKPLIEEKPDAREVPEGPVAVEFDDVHFSYPSADQVSLASLEEVAALDTRGGSEVLHGVSFRAEPGRTVALVGSSGAGKSTIAQLLPRLYDVDAGAVRIGGVDVRDLTAASLRGTLGMVTQDGHLFHDTVRANLLLARPDATDEDLWDALGRARLAEVVRSLPDGLDTVVGERGYRLSGGERQRMTIARLLLARQRVVILDEATAHLDNTSEAAVQEALTEALEGRTAVVIAHRLSTVRAADLILVVESGRIVERGTHEELLAAQGRYAELYRTQFAGRSTAAVEAVGEPAEPAEVPLA, encoded by the coding sequence ATGGAGACCACTGCATGGATGCAGCTGCACAGCGTGATGAACGCACAGTCCGAGCGCCGTCCGTTCGCCCGCGCCACGCTGCGCCGTATCGCCGCCTTCGCCCGCCCGCACCGCGCGGGCATCGTCCGGTTCGTACTGCTCGGGGTGGTGACCGCGCTGCTCGCCGTGGCCACACCCATGCTCGCCGGGCGCGTCGTCGACGCGATCGTGGCGGGGCACGACTCCGGCACCGTGGTCCGGCTCTCCCTGCTCATCGCGCTGGTGGCGCTCGGGGAGGCGGGGCTCGGCATCCTCGGCCGGCGGCTGTCGGCGACGCTCGGGGAGGGACTCATCCTCGACCTCAGAACGGCTGTGTTCGATCATGTGCAGCGCATGCCCGTCGCGTTCTTCACACGGACTCGTACGGGAGCGCTGGTCAGCCGTCTCAACAACGATGTGATCGGCGCCCAGCGGGCCTTCGCCAACACCCTGTCGGGCGTCGTGAGCAACCTGGTCACCCTGCTGCTCACTCTCGTGGTGATGCTCACCCTGTCCTGGCAGATCACCTTGCTGGCGCTGGTTCTGCTGCCGGTGTTCGTGCTGCCGGCCCGGCGCATGGGCAGCCGGATGGCCCGGATGCAGCGGGAGGCGGCGGAGCTGAACGCGGCCATGGGCACCCGGATGACCGAGCGCTTCTCCGCCCCCGGCGCCACCCTGGTGAAGCTGTTCGGCCGCCCCGAGGAGGAGTCGGCGGAGTTCGCGGCGCGCGCCGCCCGCGTCCGTGACATCGGCGTCCGCACGGCCACGGCCCAGTCCGTCTTCATCACCTCCCTCACCCTGGTCTCCGCCCTCGCGCTGGCCCTCGTCTACGGCCTCGGCGGCTGGTTCGCGCTGCGCGGCACGTTGCAGGCCGGCGCGGTCGTCTCCCTCGCCCTGCTGCTGACCCGCCTGTACGCCCCGCTCACCGCGCTGGCCGGAGCCCGGGTCGAGGTGATGAGCGCGCTCGTCAGCTTCGAGCGGGTCTTCGAGGTGCTGGACCTCAAGCCGCTCATCGAGGAGAAGCCGGACGCCCGAGAGGTCCCCGAGGGCCCGGTCGCCGTCGAGTTCGACGACGTCCACTTCTCCTACCCCTCCGCCGACCAGGTCTCCCTCGCCTCCCTGGAGGAGGTCGCCGCGCTCGACACCCGGGGCGGCTCCGAGGTCCTGCACGGCGTCTCCTTCCGCGCCGAGCCTGGTCGGACCGTCGCCCTCGTCGGCTCCTCCGGCGCCGGCAAGTCCACCATCGCCCAGCTGCTGCCCCGCCTGTACGACGTCGACGCGGGCGCCGTCCGCATCGGCGGGGTGGATGTGCGCGACCTGACGGCCGCATCGCTGCGCGGCACCCTCGGCATGGTCACCCAGGACGGCCACCTCTTCCACGACACGGTCCGCGCCAACCTCCTCCTCGCCCGCCCCGACGCCACGGACGAGGACCTCTGGGACGCCCTCGGCCGCGCCCGCCTCGCCGAGGTCGTACGGTCCCTGCCCGACGGCCTGGACACGGTCGTCGGCGAGCGCGGCTACCGGCTCTCCGGCGGAGAACGCCAGCGGATGACCATCGCCCGGCTGCTGCTGGCCCGTCAGCGCGTGGTCATCCTGGACGAGGCCACGGCCCATCTCGACAACACCTCCGAGGCGGCCGTCCAGGAAGCCCTCACCGAGGCCCTGGAGGGCCGCACGGCCGTGGTGATCGCCCACCGCCTGTCCACGGTCCGCGCCGCCGACCTGATCCTCGTCGTGGAGTCGGGGCGGATCGTGGAACGGGGCACGCACGAGGAGCTGTTGGCGGCGCAGGGGCGGTACGCGGAGCTGTACCGGACCCAGTTCGCGGGGCGGAGCACTGCCGCGGTGGAAGCGGTGGGAGAGCCGGCCGAGCCTGCCGAGGTGCCCTTGGCCTGA
- a CDS encoding lysylphosphatidylglycerol synthase transmembrane domain-containing protein, giving the protein MTAVPLPPRPRGRLPRRVPVRQVLCLVPLVLVAVIAVRNRSLLAEGFGQLRTADWPWLLAAAGATCLTWVAAAFTRQGAVMQPLPKARLLATQFAAASANHLLPTGLGAGAVNLRFMTVCGVPLARSSAALALYLLAESVGRLGLLAALLFAFPDALRLGPLLPDGSTLPLLLGAAGLPALAAAVVALVRPLRRRVYGFLRDALGEARSVHTRPSRALALWGGSLAFPALQAAGLAAVGQALRLPVPPAHMALAYLAATVAVALVPTPGGLGSVEAALIVALVAVGGPAAVATAVVLAYRIITVWVPLLPGALTLGALVRFKVI; this is encoded by the coding sequence GTGACTGCCGTCCCGCTTCCCCCACGGCCCCGGGGACGACTCCCCCGTCGCGTCCCCGTCCGCCAGGTGCTGTGCCTGGTGCCGCTCGTGCTCGTCGCCGTGATCGCCGTACGCAACCGCTCGCTGCTCGCCGAGGGCTTCGGCCAGCTGCGCACCGCCGACTGGCCGTGGCTGCTCGCGGCGGCCGGCGCCACCTGCCTGACCTGGGTGGCCGCCGCGTTCACCCGTCAGGGCGCGGTGATGCAGCCGCTGCCGAAGGCGCGCCTGCTGGCCACCCAGTTCGCGGCGGCCTCGGCCAACCACCTGCTGCCCACCGGGCTGGGCGCGGGCGCGGTGAACCTGCGCTTCATGACCGTGTGCGGGGTGCCCCTCGCCCGCTCCTCGGCCGCGCTCGCCCTGTATCTGCTGGCCGAGTCCGTGGGCCGGCTCGGTCTGCTGGCGGCGCTGCTGTTCGCCTTCCCCGACGCGCTGCGTCTCGGCCCGCTGCTGCCGGACGGCTCGACCCTTCCGCTGCTGCTGGGCGCGGCCGGCCTGCCGGCGCTGGCGGCGGCCGTCGTGGCCCTGGTACGGCCGCTGCGCAGGCGCGTGTACGGGTTCCTGCGGGACGCCCTGGGCGAGGCGCGGTCGGTGCACACCCGGCCGTCCCGCGCCCTGGCCCTGTGGGGCGGCTCGCTGGCCTTCCCCGCCCTGCAGGCGGCCGGTCTCGCCGCCGTCGGCCAGGCGCTGCGGCTGCCGGTGCCGCCGGCGCACATGGCGCTCGCCTACCTCGCGGCGACCGTCGCGGTGGCGCTGGTGCCCACACCGGGCGGCCTGGGCTCGGTCGAGGCGGCGCTGATCGTGGCCCTGGTCGCGGTGGGCGGCCCGGCCGCGGTGGCCACGGCGGTGGTCCTGGCCTATCGCATCATCACGGTGTGGGTGCCGCTGCTGCCGGGGGCGCTGACGCTGGGGGCGCTGGTACGGTTCAAGGTCATCTGA
- a CDS encoding crotonase/enoyl-CoA hydratase family protein: MPVRVERTGYVTTVVLSRPEARNAVDGPTAAELAAAFREFEADDDARVAVLWGEGGTFCAGADLKAIGTERGNRVAEDGDGPMGPTRMRLSKPVIAAVAGHAVAGGLELALWCDLRVAEEDAVFGVFCRRWGVPLIDGGTVRLPRLIGTGRAMDMILTGRPVPAREAYEMGLANRLVPTGHARAEAEALAADIARFPQACLRGDRASALDQEGLDEETALRGELRYGMGVLAESAEGAARFASGAGRHGSFSEI; this comes from the coding sequence ATGCCGGTTCGCGTGGAGCGCACGGGTTACGTCACCACGGTCGTCCTCTCCCGGCCGGAGGCCCGCAACGCCGTGGACGGGCCGACGGCGGCGGAGCTCGCCGCCGCCTTCCGGGAGTTCGAGGCCGATGACGACGCCCGGGTGGCGGTGCTGTGGGGTGAGGGCGGCACGTTCTGTGCGGGCGCGGACCTCAAGGCGATCGGTACGGAGCGCGGCAACCGGGTGGCCGAGGACGGTGACGGGCCGATGGGGCCGACCCGGATGCGGCTGTCGAAGCCGGTGATCGCCGCCGTCGCCGGGCACGCGGTGGCGGGCGGTCTGGAACTGGCCCTGTGGTGCGATCTGCGGGTCGCGGAGGAGGACGCGGTGTTCGGGGTGTTCTGCCGCCGCTGGGGTGTACCGCTGATCGACGGCGGCACGGTACGGCTGCCCCGGCTGATCGGCACCGGCCGGGCCATGGACATGATCCTCACCGGCCGCCCGGTGCCGGCCCGCGAGGCCTACGAGATGGGGCTCGCGAACCGCCTGGTGCCGACGGGACACGCCCGCGCCGAGGCCGAGGCGCTCGCGGCGGACATCGCCCGATTCCCGCAGGCCTGCCTGCGCGGCGACCGCGCGTCGGCCCTGGACCAGGAGGGGCTGGACGAGGAGACGGCGCTGCGGGGCGAACTCCGGTACGGCATGGGCGTGTTGGCGGAGAGCGCGGAGGGCGCCGCCCGGTTCGCCTCGGGGGCCGGGCGGCACGGCTCGTTCAGCGAGATCTGA
- a CDS encoding NAD(P)/FAD-dependent oxidoreductase, producing MDASDGGAAGVFGVGPGALDGGAAGVFGAGLGDSDGGAAGVFAAGPGVSGGGAGRAFAAVVGAGSGWGVAAGTAGLGREHRLVLTAVGPGGPETIEARAVVLATGARERPRPARLVPGTRPAGVYTTGELQQAVHLFGQGIGTRVVVVGAENVSYAAADTVRAAGAEVVALVTEHGRAQTGRARAQSARLRHGIPLLTRTTVAELLGHGRLSGVRVRHGDGRTTVLACDTVVFTGDFIPDHELARRGALALDPGTRGPAVDGALHTSRPGVFAAGNVLHAVEPAGTAAGEGARAAGAVLDFLAGSSWPGPGVPLTVEAPLSWIAPNRITPAGPPARYVLRTGVALTRPVLKVHQNGRLLYRERSGFGTVLPNRTLTLGARWTGLVDPEGGGVRVSVG from the coding sequence CTGGACGCCTCGGATGGAGGTGCCGCTGGGGTGTTCGGGGTCGGGCCGGGCGCTTTGGATGGGGGTGCCGCTGGGGTGTTCGGGGCTGGGCTGGGCGACTCGGACGGGGGTGCGGCCGGGGTGTTCGCGGCTGGGCCTGGTGTGTCGGGCGGGGGTGCGGGCAGGGCGTTCGCGGCGGTGGTGGGGGCCGGAAGCGGGTGGGGTGTGGCGGCGGGCACGGCCGGCCTCGGGCGGGAGCACCGCCTGGTGCTCACCGCCGTCGGCCCCGGCGGGCCGGAGACCATCGAGGCGCGGGCCGTCGTCCTGGCCACCGGGGCCCGGGAGCGTCCGCGTCCCGCTCGGCTGGTGCCCGGCACCCGCCCCGCCGGTGTCTACACCACCGGTGAACTCCAGCAGGCGGTCCATCTGTTCGGGCAGGGCATCGGCACCCGCGTGGTCGTCGTCGGCGCAGAGAACGTCTCGTATGCGGCAGCCGACACCGTGCGCGCGGCCGGCGCCGAGGTCGTCGCCCTCGTCACGGAGCACGGGCGGGCCCAGACCGGCCGGGCCCGCGCCCAGTCGGCCCGGCTGCGCCACGGCATTCCGCTGCTCACGCGGACCACGGTCGCCGAACTCCTCGGCCACGGCCGCCTGTCCGGCGTCCGCGTCCGCCACGGCGACGGCCGTACCACCGTCCTGGCCTGCGACACCGTCGTGTTCACCGGCGACTTCATCCCGGACCACGAACTCGCCCGCCGCGGCGCCCTCGCCCTGGACCCCGGCACCCGCGGCCCCGCCGTCGACGGCGCCCTGCACACCTCGCGCCCGGGAGTCTTCGCCGCCGGGAACGTCCTGCACGCCGTAGAGCCCGCCGGCACCGCGGCAGGCGAGGGTGCCCGGGCGGCCGGTGCCGTCCTGGACTTCCTGGCGGGCAGCTCCTGGCCGGGCCCCGGAGTCCCGCTCACCGTCGAGGCCCCGCTGAGCTGGATCGCCCCGAACCGCATCACCCCGGCCGGCCCGCCCGCCCGTTACGTCCTGCGCACCGGCGTCGCGTTGACCCGCCCCGTCCTGAAGGTCCACCAGAACGGCCGGCTCCTGTACCGCGAGCGGTCGGGGTTCGGGACCGTGCTGCCGAACCGCACGCTGACCCTCGGCGCACGCTGGACGGGGCTCGTCGATCCGGAGGGCGGTGGGGTGCGGGTGAGTGTCGGGTGA